In Takifugu flavidus isolate HTHZ2018 chromosome 5, ASM371156v2, whole genome shotgun sequence, the following proteins share a genomic window:
- the odf2b gene encoding outer dense fiber protein 2b isoform X2 encodes MKTRESSPPPVHVHVSETTPVHVHMRRTPSKTSQNRTGDAETGGKPKLQKPWIPPGRLSCRRDVGSLKSQRSRVEHQSGSRHQCEEEEQEEEIATLSKNLSALLRDDRDFSKKSVSRGQRRDTGLLLKALVEAEIDGVTVSNHLTALKDTIDSLSKNKRLTSLHAASMRRQQESLLEKIDTFDRTNRSLRDLLREWSDNERESMLWFEEKDALKKRVADYEAENIQLLSQISSMENETSRISEHLELEKDKAKTSGEFSRILQSTQSHLESELSRMETEKTQMRMQHNHKQQQEKLKALQEELQMREKEKDERGRQAQEALVLLTQKAERAEESARQFSLKLQEKEFDLAQALSTSSDWCCRHSKEAAAKAQLEEENSALRLQLTELKNQLQLVEEKSRTETKSLMDQLHHLSGENASTNLENQRLKGVLMSSEETLRGLQAEAHQMKSSIKKHDNLVEKYKKKIQQVRLESEEYCVKLEMKQTEMRETKLSLEVEKEQMRQELLGRRRELETMADRLKRTEQQLRDAQQEAQQYERRNEEYSSGLAEVRQKVEQQGAHLETFQQKNLVLQEENSLLKEKIFNLERKLESTKVQNEEISKSLTSKEVSLQISQKQLDEKTYECSVLSRQLQSTLDDARRQVEDNMQKVLTKERTSQSKTLDLQSQLSRAKAEQGQLQRSKEEMERRYQTQLQNMKDRLEQSDSKNRSLQNYVHFLKTSYGNVYADSLHTS; translated from the exons ATGAAAACGCGGGAATCGTCACCGCCGCCGGTCCACGTCCATGTTTCGGAGACGACACCCGTGCACGTTCATATGAGGCGGACTCCCAGCAAGACCTCACAG AACCGGACAGGTGATGCAGAGACCGGAGGGAAGCCGAAGTTGCAGAAGCCATGGATTCCTCCAGGGAGGCTGTCCTGTCGCAGAGATGTCGGCTCTCTCAAATCTCAG AGGagcagagtagagcatcagtcAGGAAGTAGACATCAgtgcgaggaagaggagcaagaggaagAGATAGCCACCCTATCCAAAaacctctctgctcttctcagAGATGACCGTGATTTTTCCAAAAA GTCAGTCTCTCGAGGTCAAAGAAGAGATACGGGTTTGCTCCTGAAGGCGCTGGTAGAAGCAGAAATCGATGGAGTAACTGTTTCTAACCATCTCACAGCTCTGAAAGACACTATAGATAGCCTTTCTAAG AACAAGAGGCTCACGAGTCTGCACGCAGCTTCAATGAGGCGGCAGCAGGAGTCGTTATTAGAAAAGATTGACACGTTTGACCGGACGAATCGCAGCCTTCGAGATCTCCTGAGAGAGTGGAGTGATAATGAG AGGGAGTCCATGTTGTGGTTTGAAGAGAAAGATGCGTTGAAGAAGCGAGTAGCGGACTACGAGGCTGAGAATATC CAACTTTTATCCCAAATCAGTAGCATGGAGAATGAGACATCCAGGATTTCTGAGCATTTGGAGCTGGAAAAG GACAAAGCAAAGACCTCTGGAGAGTTTTCAAGAATCCTGCAGTCAACCCAGAGCCATTTGGAGTCCGAGCTGAGCAGAATGGAAACAGAAAAGACCCAAATG AGGATGCAGCACAAccacaagcagcagcaggagaagctaaaagcgctgcaggaggagctgcagatgagagagaaggagaaagacgAGCGGGGGCGTCAGGCACAGGAGGCGCTGGTCCTGTTGACCCAGAAGGCCGAGCGGGCTGAGGAGTCTGCCAGGCAGTTTTCAttaaagctgcaggagaag GAGTTTGACTTGGCTCAGGCTCTGTCCACCTCCAGCGACTGGTGTTGTCGTCACTCTAAAGAGGCAGCTGCTAAAGCacaactggaggaggagaactctGCTCTCAGACT TCAGCTGACCGAGCTGAAGAATCAACTTCAGTTAGTGGAAGAGAAAAGTCGCACAGAGACCAAGAGCCTCATGGACCAGCTTCACCACCTCAGTGGGGAAAATGCCTCCACCAATCTGGAAAACCAGAGACTCAAG GGTGTGCTGATGTCATCTGAGGAGACACTCAGAGGTCTGCAAGCAGAAGCCCATCAAATGAAATCTTCCATCAAAAAACATGATAATCTGGTGGAAAAATACAAGAAGAAG ATCCAACAGGTTCGGCTGGAGTCGGAGGAATACTGCGTGAAACTGGAGATGAAGCAGACGGAGATGCGGGAGACAAAGCTGAGTCTGGAGGTGGAGAAAGAGCAGATGAGACAAGAGCTGCTGGGTCGACGCAGAGAGCTGGAGACGATGGCCGACCGGCTGAAGAgaactgagcagcagctccgagATGCACAGCAGGAAGCCCAGCAGTACGAGAGGAGGAACGAGGAGTACAGTTCTGGCCTCGCCGAAGTCCGCCAGAAA GTAGAGCAGCAGGGCGCCCACCTGGAGACGTTCCAGCAGAAGAACctggtgctccaggaggagaaCAGTCTCCTCAAAGAGAAGATCTTCAACCTGGAGAG GAAGCTGGAAAGCACCAAGGTTCAAAATGAAGAGATTTCTAAATCTCTGACCTCAAAGGAAGTCAGCCTCCAGATCTCTCAAAAGCAGCTGGATGAGAAGACGTACGAGTGCAGCGTCTTGTCCAGGCAGCTGCAAAGCACCCTGGACGACGCGCGGAGACAG GTGGAAGACAACATGCAGAAAGTTTTGACTAAAGAGAGAACGTCTCAGTCCAAAACGTTGGACCTGCAGAGCCAGCTGAGCAGAGCCAAAGCTGAGCAGGGTCAGCTGCAGAGAAGCAAAGAGGAG ATGGAGCGTCGCTACCAGACTCAGCTGCAGAACATgaaggacaggctggagcagtcCGACTCCAAGAACCGCAGTTTGCAAAACTACGTCCATTTCCTGAAAACCTCATATGGAAACGTTTACGCCGACTCGTTACATACAAGCTGA
- the odf2b gene encoding outer dense fiber protein 2b isoform X1: protein MKTRESSPPPVHVHVSETTPVHVHMRRTPSKTSQNRTGDAETGGKPKLQKPWIPPGRLSCRRDVGSLKSQRSRVEHQSGSRHQCEEEEQEEEIATLSKNLSALLRDDRDFSKKSVSRGQRRDTGLLLKALVEAEIDGVTVSNHLTALKDTIDSLSKNKRLTSLHAASMRRQQESLLEKIDTFDRTNRSLRDLLREWSDNERESMLWFEEKDALKKRVADYEAENIQLLSQISSMENETSRISEHLELEKDKAKTSGEFSRILQSTQSHLESELSRMETEKTQMVAQMQRMQHNHKQQQEKLKALQEELQMREKEKDERGRQAQEALVLLTQKAERAEESARQFSLKLQEKEFDLAQALSTSSDWCCRHSKEAAAKAQLEEENSALRLQLTELKNQLQLVEEKSRTETKSLMDQLHHLSGENASTNLENQRLKGVLMSSEETLRGLQAEAHQMKSSIKKHDNLVEKYKKKIQQVRLESEEYCVKLEMKQTEMRETKLSLEVEKEQMRQELLGRRRELETMADRLKRTEQQLRDAQQEAQQYERRNEEYSSGLAEVRQKVEQQGAHLETFQQKNLVLQEENSLLKEKIFNLERKLESTKVQNEEISKSLTSKEVSLQISQKQLDEKTYECSVLSRQLQSTLDDARRQVEDNMQKVLTKERTSQSKTLDLQSQLSRAKAEQGQLQRSKEEMERRYQTQLQNMKDRLEQSDSKNRSLQNYVHFLKTSYGNVYADSLHTS, encoded by the exons ATGAAAACGCGGGAATCGTCACCGCCGCCGGTCCACGTCCATGTTTCGGAGACGACACCCGTGCACGTTCATATGAGGCGGACTCCCAGCAAGACCTCACAG AACCGGACAGGTGATGCAGAGACCGGAGGGAAGCCGAAGTTGCAGAAGCCATGGATTCCTCCAGGGAGGCTGTCCTGTCGCAGAGATGTCGGCTCTCTCAAATCTCAG AGGagcagagtagagcatcagtcAGGAAGTAGACATCAgtgcgaggaagaggagcaagaggaagAGATAGCCACCCTATCCAAAaacctctctgctcttctcagAGATGACCGTGATTTTTCCAAAAA GTCAGTCTCTCGAGGTCAAAGAAGAGATACGGGTTTGCTCCTGAAGGCGCTGGTAGAAGCAGAAATCGATGGAGTAACTGTTTCTAACCATCTCACAGCTCTGAAAGACACTATAGATAGCCTTTCTAAG AACAAGAGGCTCACGAGTCTGCACGCAGCTTCAATGAGGCGGCAGCAGGAGTCGTTATTAGAAAAGATTGACACGTTTGACCGGACGAATCGCAGCCTTCGAGATCTCCTGAGAGAGTGGAGTGATAATGAG AGGGAGTCCATGTTGTGGTTTGAAGAGAAAGATGCGTTGAAGAAGCGAGTAGCGGACTACGAGGCTGAGAATATC CAACTTTTATCCCAAATCAGTAGCATGGAGAATGAGACATCCAGGATTTCTGAGCATTTGGAGCTGGAAAAG GACAAAGCAAAGACCTCTGGAGAGTTTTCAAGAATCCTGCAGTCAACCCAGAGCCATTTGGAGTCCGAGCTGAGCAGAATGGAAACAGAAAAGACCCAAATGGTTGCACAGATGCAG AGGATGCAGCACAAccacaagcagcagcaggagaagctaaaagcgctgcaggaggagctgcagatgagagagaaggagaaagacgAGCGGGGGCGTCAGGCACAGGAGGCGCTGGTCCTGTTGACCCAGAAGGCCGAGCGGGCTGAGGAGTCTGCCAGGCAGTTTTCAttaaagctgcaggagaag GAGTTTGACTTGGCTCAGGCTCTGTCCACCTCCAGCGACTGGTGTTGTCGTCACTCTAAAGAGGCAGCTGCTAAAGCacaactggaggaggagaactctGCTCTCAGACT TCAGCTGACCGAGCTGAAGAATCAACTTCAGTTAGTGGAAGAGAAAAGTCGCACAGAGACCAAGAGCCTCATGGACCAGCTTCACCACCTCAGTGGGGAAAATGCCTCCACCAATCTGGAAAACCAGAGACTCAAG GGTGTGCTGATGTCATCTGAGGAGACACTCAGAGGTCTGCAAGCAGAAGCCCATCAAATGAAATCTTCCATCAAAAAACATGATAATCTGGTGGAAAAATACAAGAAGAAG ATCCAACAGGTTCGGCTGGAGTCGGAGGAATACTGCGTGAAACTGGAGATGAAGCAGACGGAGATGCGGGAGACAAAGCTGAGTCTGGAGGTGGAGAAAGAGCAGATGAGACAAGAGCTGCTGGGTCGACGCAGAGAGCTGGAGACGATGGCCGACCGGCTGAAGAgaactgagcagcagctccgagATGCACAGCAGGAAGCCCAGCAGTACGAGAGGAGGAACGAGGAGTACAGTTCTGGCCTCGCCGAAGTCCGCCAGAAA GTAGAGCAGCAGGGCGCCCACCTGGAGACGTTCCAGCAGAAGAACctggtgctccaggaggagaaCAGTCTCCTCAAAGAGAAGATCTTCAACCTGGAGAG GAAGCTGGAAAGCACCAAGGTTCAAAATGAAGAGATTTCTAAATCTCTGACCTCAAAGGAAGTCAGCCTCCAGATCTCTCAAAAGCAGCTGGATGAGAAGACGTACGAGTGCAGCGTCTTGTCCAGGCAGCTGCAAAGCACCCTGGACGACGCGCGGAGACAG GTGGAAGACAACATGCAGAAAGTTTTGACTAAAGAGAGAACGTCTCAGTCCAAAACGTTGGACCTGCAGAGCCAGCTGAGCAGAGCCAAAGCTGAGCAGGGTCAGCTGCAGAGAAGCAAAGAGGAG ATGGAGCGTCGCTACCAGACTCAGCTGCAGAACATgaaggacaggctggagcagtcCGACTCCAAGAACCGCAGTTTGCAAAACTACGTCCATTTCCTGAAAACCTCATATGGAAACGTTTACGCCGACTCGTTACATACAAGCTGA
- the si:ch211-51h9.7 gene encoding protein cereblon translates to MTGEPMQQQTWLKMPYHLILLVFVIYSELNQQSEACAAVATDGGSSKETLILCRACGHELAHGTDIHFVPSRLALASRNDTVVGGRRVNVQLFENPHGHQFEVITFRKADITQHWPADKRFSWFPGFSWTVATCPRCKAHLGWAFQPSDWPDLITKSSFQESQHTFLALITHQLLTEEFASSLLMTPKSFVSR, encoded by the exons ATGACTGGCGAGCCCATGCAGCAGCAGACGTGGCTAAAAATGCCATATCACCTTATTTTATTAGTATTTGTGATTTATTCCGAGTTGAACCAACAAAGTGAGGCGTGTGCCGCTGTGGCAACGGACGGAGGGAGCAGCAAAGAAACCCTTATACTCTGCCGAGCGTGCGGACATGAGCTAGCTCACGGCACGGACATCCACTTCGTTCCCAGTCGGCTGGCTCTTGCCAGCCGCAACGACACAGTGGTCGGGGGCCGAAGGGTTAATGTCCAGCTCTTTGAAAACCCCCACGGACACCAGTTCGAAGTTATAACTTTCAGAAAAGCCGACATTACGCAGCACTGGCCGGCAGACAAACGCTTCTCCTGGTTCCCGGGGTTCTCTTGGACGGTAGCAACCTGTCCTCGCTGTAAAGCTCATCTCG gTTGGGCCTTTCAGCCCAGTGACTGGCCAGACCTGATCACAAAATCCAGCTTCCAAGAGTCCCAACACACCTTTCTGGCTCTAATAACTCACCAACTGTTAACAGAAGAGTTTGCATCCAGTTTGCTCATGACACCAAAGTCTTTTGTGAGCCGGTGA
- the seta gene encoding SET nuclear proto-oncogene a has protein sequence MSASAAKVSKKELNSNHDGADETSEKEQQEAIEHIDEVQNEIDRLNEQASEEILKVEQKYNKLRQPFFQKRSELIAKIPNFWVTTFVNHPQVSALLGEEDEEALHYLSRVEVTEFEDIKSGYRIDFYFDENPYFENKVLSKEFHLNESGDPSSKSTEIKWKSGKDLTKRSSQTQNKAGRKRQHEEPESFFTWFTDHADAGADELGEVIKDDIWPNPLQYYLVPDMDEEEGEGEEDEEDEEGLEDIDEEGDEDGEDDEEDDGEDGEDDEGEDD, from the exons ATGTCTGCTTCGGCGGCAAAAGTCAGTAAAAAGGAGCTGAACTCAAACCATGACGGAGCGGACGAAACCTCCG agAAAGAGCAACAGGAAGCCATTGAACACATCGATGAAGTTCAAAACGAAATTGACAG GTTGAACGAGCAAGCCAGTGAAGAGATCCTCAAAGTAGAACAGAAATACAACAAACTACGCCAGCCGTTCTTTCAAAAGAGGTCAGAACTGATCGCCAAAATCCCCAACTTCTGGGTCACCACATTTGTTAACCATCCACAGG TATCTGCTCTActgggagaggaagatgaggaggcaCTTCATTATCTGAGCCGAGTGGAAGTGACAGAGTTTGAAGACATCAAGTCAGGTTACAGAATAGATTTT tATTTTGATGAAAATCCGTACTTCGAAAACAAAGTACTTTCCAAAGAATTCCATTTGAATGAGAGCGGAGATCCGTCTTCAAAGTCaacagaaatcaaatggaaatcaGGAAAG GACCTGACCAAGCGCTCCAGCCAGACACAGAACaaagcagggaggaagaggcaaCATGAAGAACCAGAAAGCTTCTTCACTTGGTTCACTGATCATGCCGACGCCGGCGCTGATGAGCTTGGGGAGGTCATCAAGGATGACATCTGGCCGAATCCTTTGCAGTACTACCTG GTTCCTGACAtggatgaggaagagggtgaaggtgaggaagatgaagaggatgaggagggtctGGAGGACATAGATGAAGAGGGAGAcgaagatggagaagatgatgaagaggatgatggagaagatggagag GATGACGAGGGAGAAgatgactaa